A segment of the Arachis hypogaea cultivar Tifrunner chromosome 5, arahy.Tifrunner.gnm2.J5K5, whole genome shotgun sequence genome:
TTAGAGTAGTAATTAAGCATTGATAATTGTTTTACATGGATGATTGTTATCacctgaagaaatattatttttttaatgttaaaatataatATGTGTTTATCTATAAACCCTAAATTAGGTCTAATTAATGAGTATAATTTTAAATGAActcattaaattatattaatttttaccaATAAGTTACCGCTTAAATTGTATAGTCTTCTCGTactcatttaaaaaattatgggtttaagtttttcaatttttggtaAAACGAATTATATTAATTCTTTTCCATAACTGGCAACACAATTGTAAAGATATTTTCAtaaaagtttttttaattttatattatttatttagataacattaaagaacataaaaatcaaattaatttaattttaaatatttttattaggttgCGGTTTAAGTCGCGTGAACACTTTTAACCTAAGAAGAATTGATGAAAAGAATTATTCTTATATATTTATTCAACTAGTGGAACTCTTAAATATtacatataataaattatatccaTTTTACTTTTTAAATCGATCTAAactgtatttgaattttttttttagatattcGTCCTAATTTGGTTGGCATGTAAAcacaaaatatgaattttaacatGCTTTATCAATAACTCATTTGCAATATATATAGGTGTATGGTGCCAGTGATatgattaataaattataaaatgtaaataattttaaaaaatatataagtaaaTCTGAAATTTAACTTGGTTCTTTTCATaatataattttctattttaagtTGTCATTAATTTTTAACGATAAACACCTGAAACGTACCTAATCTTATATTAGAGGACACAAAAATAATAGTGCATGTGATTAATACATTAcacaaaagaaaaagcaaaaaacatgtGTAACACTATACATATATGTAGTTATAGTGAATTTCAAatcttagtatatatatatatataatcatcatTAATACTGAtgaattttataaatattgataaaaatactcatcaaataaaaaaattagttatattcataaaaaatgggttaaaaataatgatgaatgtgattaatatattacacacacaaaaaaagaaaagcaaaagccaTGTGTAACACTATACATATATGTAGTTATAGTGAATTTCATGAGTTAAATATTAGTTTTAGGTGACATATTAATTGTTATTGATAACTGAAATATAACTATTGAGTACAAGTAGCAATAAATTAGACAAGCACATGTCCAAACAGCGAGAAGGTCCAGTCCAATAACCTAAACAGAACGGAACCAACTTTAATTCAATCCCTTGCACGGAGAAATTGGCTCGGATGCTCGGCTACCAATTAGTCAATTACGACTCCGAACGAGCCTATTCCCTTTAAAGACACAACACATACACGTGTCGCTACCACACCTAAAACACAAGATTCTCTATACCTCTTTACCATAGATCATTATTTTTTGTAAGCAATTTTTTGTTACCTTCATAACGTGGTAGATCATATAGAGTAATGTTTTGCTATAATTGATTTTTGTCGTTTGCTTTGTAATTTTATCCCATACTTAGAAATAGTTCTAATGACACTAaggctatatttttttttttttcgatagaTTAGACAAAGACTAATTTTAGATACACTCACACATTCttcatatatttattaatttttttatttatattctctaaaatttaaatcttagacctttgaggtgaaaagaaaaagatatgtcATGTGAACTAAAATTTATTGACTATTAAAACAGTATTTAGTTCTAGAGACTGAGACTGACATTAGAAGATTAGGATTTAATATCGTATTTAGAAGCAAGATactaatactaaaattttaatctctatctccaaaatttcagtttttttaatactttcaaaaaataaaaacacagaaaactgaatttttgaaaaattgagatTAAAATTTACATAAATCTTTCTGTCCAAAGCACTCccattatatttataatattttaacatTACCCTTGTGTAATGAAATTTTTAGGGTAAAATATTCTCTTTTTTCTCAATTTCCATCGTGGTTCAGTTTCTCAAACAGTAAATCAAAAAAAGAGATAGAGAAGGATTCAACGACAAACACCCACTAACCTCACAGAAGTGACTAGCGACGTGATATCCAGAAGTGCGCGACGAAATTACTATCCCTTCGCGGTGGCGTGCTCTAACGTTATGGGAAGAAGAGGCGCCGAAATCACGATTTTGCGAGATGGTTCATGGCACCACGATTGAGAAGCAATGCACACAAGAAAACACGTGCGGGCTTTGCTCCACGGGATTTGTCTTTTGCTACCGGCGGCGGAGCTGAAGTGTTTTGACGAAGCGGGTGAATGCTACTTTCAATTACAAGGGCtagattttttttaactaaaatataataGGGGTATTAAGGTAATTTGAATAATTTCAGTTTCTATTTTAAATCAAACAGGATATTGAGACATAACTCAATTTTGTATACTTTAGGGCACTAATATTTGTGATTCTCTGCATCATTCATGTTAGTTTTTGAGTTTAATTGAGTGTAGTTGTGTTCCAAAGAAACAAAGATAATGTAACGGAATCTCATTTTTAAACTCTAGTCCTTTTGAAGTAATTTTCTTAAACCTATACAACCATGTGTCAATACTAAAATAATTTATCTAAATCTACAATTATGGGAGGACAATACCACGTGGGATATAAAGACCGACATGGTTTCATGTTACTGCTTGTAGTGCTACTTGGCTTTCTGCCTTTCTGGTTCCCTAAACCTTTCGATTGTGGGTAACTAACTGACTTAAAATGCGTTGCTCAATTGTTGTATAGTAatcatttattatatattaagcTTATTTTGGTTTGGGTTCATAGGGGATAAATTAATTTCGAGAAGCGGAAAAGTTCTTTTCCCATTTTGTAATCATCTTTTTGTTTGGCTTCAGAGTTATAAATTAAATCAAGTCTTCCATCTTGGGAACAATTTCAGCCTTTAATTAGATGGTATATAAACTATTGAAcgagaaatattttttgtataaaatctccAATCAAATTTTCTATTTGCTAAAAAGGGTTggaattcactacaagaaaagagAGAGCttttatatcaaaagaaaaaatatatattattagaggATTAGATAAAGATCATAACAATACAAACCATGTGTAATGATGCACTACTACATTTTCACCATTACTTTTGTTGCAAGATACCACACAAAAAATCAAGAAAGCTCAGTAATTACTCGTTTACGCTTGTCTTCCAGAATCTTCACAGCTTCAGTGAACAGCACTTCAAAGGGCATACGTCATTACCGGTATGAGACCAAATAAAATTGCTAAGATGATTAAAGTTAAAATagccaaataaaattaaatgcaaCATTTGAATATCAAATAAGAGCCAGACTCATTTACCAGTCATACGTGGCTGACCTTTATGGTAACCAACATGTAGTTTGAACTTTGGAGACAATGGTGTTCTTTTCATTCCTATCATCCCCAGCATTATCTATTCACAACCAAAAAGAAGGAGACAAATTCAAGTTTGTCATATTATGAGATCTACACAAGCGGCAAAACAACCTATATAGAATTTTATCTATCACGCAAAAAAGATATTTACGTAATCAGAAACAAATTAGGTGACAACATAAAAATCAGACCTGAATATTCAAATAGCCTGGGGTCAGCACTAATTGGTATGAGGCCTAATCTATGGGATAGAACTTCATCTTGTATAAGTGATGTATTGTTCGCAATGTATACTCTTTCAATAGCCATTATTGGTACCTAAATTTATAACCATCACGTCAGAATTTGATAATCTCCATCAAACTATTAATGGCAAAACATAAAATTGGagagaaagaaattaagaaagaCCAACACATTAAGGTGAAAACAACACTGCCAGAAGATGTTATACACACCCATGGGTAATTTTAGTCCACAGTTTATCAAAGAAATTTTTGTTTGGCTAAAGCATCAAAGCAAAATAACGTATCCCTGTTTCTGAcatcatcaacaaaaaaaaaagacaaaaacaatAGCCAGTTGGATTCATCCTTCAACTCTTATGAATGTAATATTTCGCTGAGAttgtgaaaaattaaataaatactttttatattagaaaaataatctTCATTAAGGTGCAGATAGCGTAAAGCTGAGGATACGAAATCcacaaataaatatgaaagagttaGCTAAGACCTAAATCGGTATATTATGTAACAATGGATGCAAATCCCTTTTAATATTAGCTAGAGAGGAACATCAAAGGCATTAAAAAGAGAATCATTAAGGACCCTTTCATGACCAACTCAATTACCAGTTCAGTTTTGACAATTATAAATTCGCACATCACACGAACCTCACAGGGTTCACGTGACAAAAACTCACTCTGCTTGCTCTTAACGGACTTCACAATCAGACTCAGAAGACCTAATGCATCTCACAATGCAAAGATCAAGGCCTCATTGTCACTTGTTCTTTTGTTAGGGGAGGCTTAGTCCATCGCAGAAATAAAACAGGCCAGATATTTCCttcctatttttcattcaccTTTACAATTCACCATTGCTTGAAAGAACTCTGGAAAATTAGTTACTTAAAAACAATATCAAACCCAAGGCTAAAGAGTTGAGCATCTCTCCTTTGGACTCTTAATTATATTGTTAACTGTCCTAGTGTCAAGGATGCCGATAACAACTGTATCTAATACCACATTAATTAAGAAACATAACGCTAAAAATCAGTGGCGAAATTCAATATAATAGGACCCTGGATCCTTCCAAAAGGGTTTGAATTCCTTCATTGAGGTGGTGGCATCTGGCTATAGGAAGGTGGAGGCATTGAGGGTTGAGGATATGCCATAGGTCGTCCACCCTGTTGCTGCGGTGGGGGTGGTTGTGGTCGCCAAACAGGTGGTTGGCTTACCATTCCTGCTGGTGGCGGAAGAGGCCTTGGAGGAGCCGAAACAGCTTGTGGAGGTGGCGGCATTGGCATACCAGATGGAGGTGGCCGGAACTGCTGGACCTGAGGTGGGGGCATTCCAGGCGGGAGTCCGGGCTGTTGTTGATGCCATGTTGGTTGCCCAGCTCCTGGCATAGGCTGAAATGCTGCTGCTTgagggggtggtggtggtggtcggAGGGCAGGAATGGGAGGTGGAGCAACTCCATTAGCAAAGGGGTGAGGAGGTACCGGAACAGCAACAGTACCATTAGCCTGAGCAACATTGGCGAGTGTTGGAGGTGCACTGGCGAATCTCGTATGAGGCCTACTCTTCTGCGCAGTAGGATTGCTTGCAGCCAAAACTCTTTCTGcatcaaacataaaacataagcATATGGTATTGTGACAAAAGACGTAACTTAATCACAGAAAAATAGATAGTTGCCAAAAACAAAAAGGGGCTGACCTGCTGGCGTGCCGTGCCGTTCCCCTTTAGTGTCTTTTTTGTAAGCATATGACACTGTAATTTGGCGATTGCAAAGATATTGCCCATTCATTGCCTATGGAGGGTAAAATAATGTCATTGTTAGTGATATAGGAATGCTTCCTCCAgatcatattttataattaagaatGATGTTGATTCAGAAATGACAACAAAATcgaaacatattttattttaaaaggggAACAAACAAGTATAAGTATTCTTTGGACATATTTGCTGCTGTTGCTagccaaaacaaaaaaaacaaggcTGAAATTGCAAGTGTAATGGATGAAAAGTCGTCACCTACATTCCTAAAAATGATCTGAAATTTCAACTATACTAGCATACCTCAATAGCTGAATCAGATGCCTCAAATGAATCATAGCTAATGAAACCAAAACCACGGGAATTTCCGGTATCAGGATCTCTCATAATCTGTATAAAGAAAAGGGGCCTGAACATCAGATCATGTGCATAATTTTAGGGGAAATCAATCCCTGTACGAT
Coding sequences within it:
- the LOC112801051 gene encoding uncharacterized protein; protein product: MTTRIAPGVGANLLGQHSAERNQDATAYVGNLDPQVPEELLWELFVQAGPVVNVYVPKDRVTNQHQGYGFVEFRSEEDADYAIKVLNMIKLYGKPIRVNKATQDKKSLDVGANLFIGNLDPDVDEKLLYDTFSAFGVIVTNPKIMRDPDTGNSRGFGFISYDSFEASDSAIEAMNGQYLCNRQITVSYAYKKDTKGERHGTPAERVLAASNPTAQKSRPHTRFASAPPTLANVAQANGTVAVPVPPHPFANGVAPPPIPALRPPPPPPQAAAFQPMPGAGQPTWHQQQPGLPPGMPPPQVQQFRPPPSGMPMPPPPQAVSAPPRPLPPPAGMVSQPPVWRPQPPPPQQQGGRPMAYPQPSMPPPSYSQMPPPQ